Proteins encoded in a region of the Heterodontus francisci isolate sHetFra1 chromosome 19, sHetFra1.hap1, whole genome shotgun sequence genome:
- the LOC137380317 gene encoding musculoskeletal embryonic nuclear protein 1-like: protein MSQEAHVVKKRPKVKEEDIKGARNKLRTEKKIQSKTYQVLQQCEQEGAVAPSVFSTTRTGQETVFTKGDGDQPKSVFSK from the exons ATGTCGCAG GAAGCGCACGTTGTTAAGAAGCGGCCGAAGGTGAAGGAAGAAGATATTAAAGGGGCTCGCAATAAACTGAGAACTGAAAAGAAAATCCAGTCCAAAACTTACCAGGTTCTACAGCAATGCG AGCAGGAAGGTGCTGTTGCTCCTTCTGTCTTCAGCACCACGAGAACAGGACAAGAGACCGTATTCACAAAGGGAGACGGAGATCAGCCAAAGAGCGTCTTCAGTAAATGA